In Brassica napus cultivar Da-Ae unplaced genomic scaffold, Da-Ae ScsIHWf_158;HRSCAF=287, whole genome shotgun sequence, the following proteins share a genomic window:
- the LOC106402112 gene encoding ribonucleoside-diphosphate reductase small chain C: MPSMAEEPLLTPTPDRFCMFPIHYPQIWEMYKKAEASFWTAEEVDLSQDTRDWETNLNDGERHFIKHVLAFFAASDGIVLENLASRFMSDVQVSEARAFYGFQIAIENIHSEMYSLLLDTYIKDNKERDHLFRAIETIPCVAKKAQWALKWIDGSQTFAERIVAFACVEGIFFSGSFCSIFWLKKRGLMPGLTFSNELISRDEGLHCDFACLIYTLLRTKLSEERVKSIVCDAVEIEREFVCDALPCALVGMNRDLMSQYIEFVADRLLGALGYGKVYGVANPFDWMELISLQGKTNFFEKRVGDYQKASVMSSVNGNGAFDNHVFSLDEDF; encoded by the coding sequence ATGCCTTCCATGGCAGAAGAGCCGCTCCTAACCCCAACCCCAGACAGATTCTGCATGTTCCCGATCCACTACCCGCAGATCTGGGAGATGTACAAGAAAGCCGAAGCCTCCTTCTGGACCGCCGAGGAAGTCGACCTCTCCCAAGACACCCGCGACTGGGAGACCAACCTCAACGACGGCGAGCGCCACTTCATCAAACACGTCCTCGCCTTCTTCGCCGCCTCCGACGGAATCGTCCTCGAGAATCTCGCCTCCCGGTTCATGTCCGACGTGCAGGTCTCCGAGGCGCGTGCCTTCTACGGGTTCCAGATCGCGATTGAGAATATCCACTCGGAGATGTACAGCCTCTTGCTAGATACGTACATCAAGGACAACAAGGAGAGGGACCATCTCTTCCGCGCGATTGAGACCATCCCTTGCGTCGCGAAGAAGGCCCAATGGGCTTTGAAGTGGATCGATGGATCTCAGACTTTCGCCGAGAGGATCGTGGCCTTCGCGTGCGTGGAAGGGATCTTCTTCTCCGGAAGCTTCTGCTCCATCTTCTGGCTCAAGAAGCGAGGGCTCATGCCGGGGCTCACCTTCTCCAACGAGCTGATCTCGCGGGACGAAGGCCTTCACTGCGACTTCGCGTGCCTGATCTATACCTTGTTGAGGACGAAGCTATCGGAGGAGCGCGTGAAGTCGATCGTGTGCGACGCGGTGGAGATCGAGAGGGAGTTTGTGTGCGACGCGCTTCCCTGCGCGTTGGTGGGGATGAACCGGGACTTGATGAGTCAGTATATTGAGTTTGTGGCGGATAGGCTTTTGGGTGCGCTTGGGTACGGGAAGGTGTACGGTGTGGCGAATCCGTTTGATTGGATGGAGTTGATCTCGCTTCAGGGTAAAACGAATTTCTTCGAGAAGAGGGTTGGTGATTACCAGAAGGCTTCCGTCATGTCTAGCGTTAACGGAAACGGCGCGTTTGATAACCATGTGTTCTCGCTAGACGAGGATTTTTAG